The region AACATAACGGCGGCGGCGGTTCCCGCCGCTCCGGCTCCGACGATGACGAAGTGCTGTGACTCTGTGCCTTTGCGTGGCGCAGTCACTGGACTTTTTTTGTCGGTGACGAAGACTTTGTTATCCCGAACCTCCACATGCCAGGCCGAGATCGGGTTTAATGCCGGCGCCTTGATCGCTTCGCCAGTGCGTAAATCAAAACATGAATGATGCCAAGGGCACACGACTTTATCGCCACTGACGATTCCAGCTTCGAGGGGGCCACCGTAATGAGTGCATTTAGCACCGACGGCAAAGTAATCACCTTCGTGACGGACGAGCAGCACCGGCTCTCCGCCGATGTGACCAAGCAGGCTTTCATTGTCTTTAAGTATTTCCTCAGAAACTCCCTTAGAGAAGTCCGGTCCGCTGACTTTTGCACTTACAGCCATGACACATCTCCTTGATGGCCTTAATCATAATCCCATTCCCCGCCCCCCGCAGGCGGTGTCGGAAAGTTGTGCATAAAAACAACAATGCGCTCTGAAAATCACTCGACTCGTGCTTCGACTATGTTGCTTGTCTCAATCCGAAACAGGACTCTTGATTAAAAATCCGTCGCAGACCTTCAATCAAGACCTCAGAATTCCGATGAGAAGCAAGGTTGTTGAGTCGCCAGGAGGCTACGTTGAAACAGTGGATGAAAAAACTTGTCGAGCAGTTTGATATGGACTGGGGCACGCCTTCTTCAGAAAAAGGTCCTTCCCCCACGCCCTCATTGACTGAAGACCGCGCCACTTTGCTTTACATTCTGGATGTTTACAACAAACACCTTTTTGAAATTCAAAATCACTCTGTGCGCAAAGTTCGCGCCAAACTGGACACCTTCGCCAAAGAACTCGTCCAGGCCGATTCGGAAGCCACGGAAAAAACACTGTTTCGTCTGCGGCAGTTTATTT is a window of Bdellovibrio sp. ArHS DNA encoding:
- a CDS encoding Rieske 2Fe-2S domain-containing protein, with translation MAVSAKVSGPDFSKGVSEEILKDNESLLGHIGGEPVLLVRHEGDYFAVGAKCTHYGGPLEAGIVSGDKVVCPWHHSCFDLRTGEAIKAPALNPISAWHVEVRDNKVFVTDKKSPVTAPRKGTESQHFVIVGAGAAGTAAAVM